A single genomic interval of Bacillus smithii harbors:
- a CDS encoding BCCT family transporter yields MPSKKKNGLISTSLQPLMPKNRSSRSIKNTINILAIVATVMGVATSVGMGVLQTNGGLNAVFNTPIHFWVQLAIIAIMTLLFLLSSTSGLNKGIKWLSNANLALAILLMIFVFFAGPTVFIMETFTVAIGDYISNFISYSLNMTPYSGEHWVHEWTIFYWAWTIAWSPFVGAFFARISRGRTIREFIIGVMVAPALLSMMWMAVFGGTSLYMDLFKGSNIATVTNNDITLAIFTLFETLPITEILSVVTIILIFTFLITSADSAAYILSSMSENGSTNPPIGMRIVWGVLISSIALVLLSTSGLTGLQSASLVAALPFTVIIVFMMISLVKVVSKEVAPKAEKQKVKVKEKQVKPVKTGMKKKKEQDVLSV; encoded by the coding sequence GTGCCGTCTAAGAAAAAAAATGGACTTATTTCAACGTCGTTACAGCCACTGATGCCAAAAAATCGCAGTAGTCGAAGTATTAAAAATACAATTAATATATTAGCTATTGTTGCTACTGTTATGGGTGTAGCAACATCAGTTGGTATGGGTGTACTACAAACAAACGGTGGTTTAAATGCTGTTTTTAATACACCAATTCATTTTTGGGTTCAATTGGCGATTATCGCTATAATGACGCTTCTCTTTCTCTTGTCCTCAACATCTGGTTTAAACAAGGGAATCAAATGGTTAAGTAATGCGAACTTAGCTTTAGCCATATTATTAATGATTTTCGTATTTTTCGCAGGACCAACTGTATTTATAATGGAGACATTTACAGTTGCCATTGGAGATTATATTTCGAATTTCATTAGTTATTCATTAAATATGACACCATACAGTGGTGAGCATTGGGTACATGAATGGACGATCTTTTATTGGGCTTGGACCATTGCTTGGTCGCCATTCGTAGGAGCTTTCTTCGCACGTATTTCACGAGGACGGACGATTCGTGAATTTATAATCGGAGTCATGGTCGCACCAGCATTACTTTCGATGATGTGGATGGCTGTTTTTGGTGGAACATCTTTATATATGGATCTATTTAAAGGTTCCAATATTGCGACTGTAACCAATAATGATATTACATTGGCGATTTTTACACTGTTTGAAACGTTGCCAATTACGGAAATTTTATCAGTAGTCACCATTATATTAATCTTTACGTTTCTAATAACATCTGCAGACTCTGCAGCATATATTTTAAGTAGTATGTCCGAAAATGGAAGTACCAATCCGCCAATTGGTATGCGCATTGTTTGGGGAGTACTAATCAGTTCAATTGCATTAGTATTATTATCGACAAGTGGCCTAACAGGATTACAGTCAGCATCCCTTGTTGCAGCTCTGCCATTTACGGTTATTATCGTCTTTATGATGATTTCACTCGTTAAAGTCGTCTCAAAAGAAGTTGCTCCAAAAGCAGAAAAACAGAAGGTCAAAGTAAAAGAAAAACAAGTTAAACCTGTAAAAACGGGAATGAAGAAGAAAAAAGAACAAGATGTGCTTTCTGTCTGA
- a CDS encoding transposase: MRTKNRLNPIESKYFRPEITNCPECGNKLVYCHPVWRKTISTLKGEFKIINLGYRCENNSCSNDTVYRSAEAEQLSMKHITYGMDVIAYIGYLRFKEHKTRSEIATILSEKEVKISERQVQKLYERYALLLRASVKENMKETLENIVKEHGGLVLSIDGVQPEKGNETLYVIREVLSGTILAAHNLKSSASQELIGIIQPILDWGYPIQGFISDGQQSIRLAIEQIVPDIPYQYCQFHYFKDIAKPLVEKDRKLKTNIKKKLRGIREVERKIENSPSKNIEEEVASDYIAAIRSVLLEDGKPPFELPGTCVFERTNAIKDSIEKCLDKKGDSST; the protein is encoded by the coding sequence ATGCGTACCAAAAATAGATTAAATCCAATCGAATCAAAATACTTTAGACCCGAGATAACTAATTGTCCAGAATGTGGTAATAAATTAGTATACTGTCACCCTGTTTGGAGAAAAACAATTTCTACCCTAAAAGGTGAATTTAAAATCATAAATCTAGGATACCGATGTGAGAATAACTCCTGTTCTAATGACACCGTATATCGTTCAGCTGAAGCCGAACAATTAAGTATGAAGCACATTACTTATGGAATGGATGTCATCGCATATATCGGATATTTACGGTTTAAAGAACATAAGACTCGATCTGAGATAGCTACTATCTTATCGGAAAAAGAAGTAAAAATTTCTGAGAGGCAAGTACAGAAACTTTATGAAAGATATGCGTTATTACTGCGGGCAAGCGTTAAAGAAAATATGAAAGAGACATTAGAAAATATTGTGAAAGAACATGGAGGACTTGTCTTATCTATTGATGGTGTCCAACCCGAAAAAGGTAACGAAACATTGTATGTCATCCGTGAAGTTCTTAGTGGTACTATTTTAGCTGCACATAATTTAAAAAGCAGTGCTTCTCAAGAACTGATAGGTATTATTCAACCCATTTTAGACTGGGGTTATCCAATCCAAGGTTTTATCAGTGATGGGCAACAATCCATTCGTTTAGCAATTGAACAAATAGTTCCAGATATTCCGTATCAATATTGTCAGTTTCATTACTTTAAAGACATAGCCAAACCATTAGTTGAAAAAGATAGAAAACTAAAAACGAATATCAAAAAGAAGCTAAGGGGAATAAGGGAAGTTGAAAGAAAAATTGAAAATTCTCCATCTAAAAACATAGAAGAAGAGGTAGCAAGTGACTATATTGCGGCTATTCGATCCGTTCTTCTAGAAGATGGTAAGCCACCATTCGAATTACCAGGCACTTGTGTTTTTGAACGAACGAATGCGATTAAAGATTCGATTGAAAAATGCCTGGATAAAAAAGGGGACTCCTCTACTTGA